One genomic segment of Mytilus galloprovincialis chromosome 5, xbMytGall1.hap1.1, whole genome shotgun sequence includes these proteins:
- the LOC143076051 gene encoding uncharacterized protein LOC143076051 codes for MTDLHTRVMRSRFIIFIAGLQIVPFGIPYRFTCPEQSHWYILSKHTCTHARNYTCLLDILTLEYRQNCKGPKIIAPGSKYIWQPNFNRGECDEERYQPFIFRTEGYTNCSFMKSRCYSEGQTTFSNGSAKTDRQCYCDSNRGYVFVGSTHENYCLPSANDCSCYKNATENITKTYKTGWYNAEYTTNLPNVQSKFITDVYTVRDYDDHRYNVRRNENENASRDAFWVVLVMLFLMFIIPYPSVVFLKTIMPRFVFTLYRQYFNRSAEHPGMVNRDEEQTLDKIVSHQTMLTGTEKCVLLRYMSTLSNIEIVEFASILLKNGLIKKCAYSCIESCYNDINNPKMRSVVVKNVLKMRSDLRNVVFVMYTVDNKYKSCAIQLFTYLKNVLELRPVAVSKMDVQDRAFIQAYFEVMKKSMQKMEIENPVEYLTNVSQDLQKIMNSCNQAKEKEIKEMCDKYIVLVALNFDAVANKTNKVDPQGNLFTKIENIIAKSSCPNLSRCMLYGRKAVAMSFKGKQADGENMVIGALECAENIEPCLETVDLYYKIVLFRRAWYENNPEIELKSIAYYCNTARDMLQNMSDDLKLFWSRRFAVRLLFCYLGLGMRCRFIDGYQIRPEYVHKSEGLLELFDSSAEIRIRMFFYIAYARLFHLTGDIRKAILYNDKAKKIARKGNFSELKTINDNGEILRKSWSLSPNLLQNHSFV; via the exons ATGACAGATTTACATACAAGAGTAATGAGGAGTCGATTCATTATATTTATAGCTGGACTTCAG ATTGTGCCGTTTGGTATACCATACAGGTTTACTTGTCCTGAACAGTCACACTGGTACATCCTGTCCAAACACACTTGTACGCATGCAAGAAACTACACTTGTTTACTGGACATCCTAACTCTGGAATATCGCCAGAACTGTAAAGGACCGAAAATAATTGCTCCAG GTTCAAAGTATATATGGCAACCAAACTTTAACAGAGGTGAATGTGATGAAGAAAGATACCAACCATTCATTTTTCGCACAGAAGGGTATACTAATTGTTCGTTTATGAAAAGTCGGTGCTATAGTGAAGGTCAAACAACTTTCAGCAATGGTAGTGCCAAAACGGACAGACAATGTTATTGTGATAGCAATAGAGGATATGTTTTCGTCGGTTCAACTCATGAAAATTACTGTTTACCATCTGCGAATGATTGTTCCTGCTATAAAAATGCCACAGAAAACATtaccaaaacatataaaacag GCTGGTATAATGCTGAGTATACGACAAATCTGCCAAACGTACA GTCAAAATTCATAACCGATGTTTATACTGTTAGAGACTACGATGACCATAGGTATAACGTAAGACGGAATG aaaatgaaaatgCCAGTAGGGATGCTTTTTGGGTTGTCCTGGTCATGTTGTTTTTGATGTTTATCATACCATATC CGTCTGTTGTCTTTCTTAAGACGATTATGCCAAGATTTGTTTTCACTCtgtataggcaat ACTTCAATCGTTCAGCGGAACATCCCGGAATGGTCAATAGAGACGAAGAGCAGACTTTGGACAAAATCGTCTCACACCAAACTATGCTAACTGGAACTGAAAAGTGTGTTCTACTGAGATATATGTCAACTCTAAGTAATATAGAGATCGTAGAGTTTGCATCAATATTACTGAAGAATGGTTTGATTAAAAAATGCGCATATTCATGTATAGAATCGTGTTATAACGACATCAACAATCCAAAAATGCGATCCGTTGTTGTTAAGAATGTTTTGAAAATGCGCTCAGATTTGAGAAATGTTGTATTCGTAATGTACACTGTTGATAACAAGTATAAATCGTGTGCAATTCAGTTGTTTACCTATCTTAAAAATGTATTAGAACTAAGGCCTGTAGCTGTATCAAAAATGGACGTTCAAGATCGAGCTTTTATACAAGCATACTTTGAGGTTATGaaaaaaagcatgcaaaaaatggaaattgaaaatcCTGTCGAATATTTAACAAATGTATCGCAGGACTTACAAAAGATTATGAACAGCTGTAATCAGGCTAAGGAGAAAGAAATTAAAGAGATGTGTGATAAATACATTGTTTTAGTTGCACTCAACTTCGATGCAGTAGCTAATAAAACTAACAAAGTAGATCCACAAGGTAATCTGTTcactaaaatagaaaatataatagCTAAGTCTTCTTGTCCAAATCTTTCACGATGCATGTTGTACGGACGTAAAGCTGTTGCCATGTCGTTTAAAGGCAAACAGGCAGATGGAGAGAACATGGTGATCGGGGCTCTAGAATGTGCAGAAAACATTGAACCATGTTTGGAAACTGTTGACCTGTActataaaatagttttgtttcgAAGGGCGTGGTATGAAAATAACCCCGAAATAGAGCTGAAGTCTATAGCATATTATTGCAACACAGCAAGAGATATGTTACAAAACATGAGTGATGATCTTAAACTTTTCTGGTCTAGAAGATTTGCTGTTCGTTTACTTTTCTGTTATTTAGGACTTGGTATGCGCTGTAGATTTATAGATGGTTACCAAATCAGGCCTGAATATGTACACAAATCAGAAGGTTTATTGGAACTGTTTGACTCAAGTGCAGAGATACGTATTCGAATGTTCTTTTATATAGCATACGCCCGTCTATTCCATTTAACAGGTGATATAAGAAAGGCCATTTTATATAATGATAAAGCTAAGAAGATAGCAAGAAAGGGCAATTTCAGTGAGCTAAAAACAATTAATGATAACGGAGAGATATTGCGAAAGAGTTGGTCCTTATCCCCGAATCTCCTTCAAAACCATTCTTTTGTATAG